The region TGACAGTGTGAATAAAGATAAAACAGTAGATATGGAAGAAAAGAAGAGTATTTTCAGAACAATTTATGTTCATTTAATGAGTGGAGTTTCATATATGCTTCCATTTGTTGTAGCAGGTGGTGTTTTAATAGCAATATCATTCTTATGGGGTATAAATTCATTTAATCCTAAATCAAGTGATTATAATGCATTTGCTGCAATGCTTTATAACATTGGTCAAAAAGCTTTTGGAGTAATGGTACCAGTATTTACAGCATATATTGCTGCATCAATAGCAGATAAACCAGGTTTGGTTCCAGGATTTGTTGGTGGACTTATAGCAGTAGAAACTGGTTCTGGATTTATTGGTGGAATAATTGCCGGTTTTGCAGCAGGTTACTTGATGGTATGGATGAAAAAACTATTAAAGGGACTTCCAAGACAGTTTGAAGGTTTAAAATCAATATTCATACTACCACTTTTAGGAGCATTGATAATAGGAATAATGATGTATTTGTTAGGTCAACCAGTATCATCAGTAAATAAAGGCTTGATGGCTTGGTTAAGCTCTATGCAAAAGGCTAACCCTATACTTCTAGGAATAATTGTAGGAATGATGTGTGCATTTGACTATGGTGGACCAGTAAATAAAGCAGCTTATGTTACAGGAACTATGTTACTTGGACAAGGTAACTACTATTTTATGGCAGGAGTTTCAGCAGCATGTATAACACCTCCACTAGTAATAGCTTTAGCAACTACTATATTTCCAAAAGCATTTGATGCAGACGAAAGGGCAGCAGGACTTGTAAATTATGTATTAGGATGTACACATATTACAGAAGGTGCTATACCCTTTGCAGCAAAGGATCCAATAAGAGTCATACCGATATTAATGTTTGCTTCATCAATTTCATCAGTACTTTCATATGTGCTTAAGATACAAGTTCCAGCACCACATGGAGGATTTTTAATATTACCTTTAGTAAGTAAGCCTTTAGCATGGGTACTTTGCATATTAGCAGGCTCTATAGTAGGGTCTATATGCTATGGGTCATATAGAACTATGATGAGAAAGAAACAAGCAGCATAAGTTGATTTTTAATAACGATTGTCTTAGAAAGGGGACTTTAAATTGTTAGTTAGCGGTAATGAACTTTTAGAAGATGCGTTTAAAAATAATTATGCCATTCCTGCATTTAATTTTAACAACATGGAAAATGTTCAAGCTATAATTGATGGGGCTGAAGAGCTTAATTCACCAGTTATAATTCAAACAACAGAAGGTGCAATAAATTATGCGGGATTTGAATATATTGCGGATATTGGTATTGGAGCAGCTAGAAGAGCGAGAGTTCCAGTAGCACTTCATCTGGATCATGGTCAAAAGTTTCAATATGAAGTAAAGGCTATAAGATTAGGATGGACATCACTTATGATTGATGCTTCAAGGGAAGAGTTTGATGCCAATGTAGAGCGTGTCAAGGAAGTAGTAAAGGTAGCAAAACCACTTGGAATATCTGTTGAAGCAGAAATAGGTAAAGTAGGTGGAAAAGAGGATGACATAGATTTTGATAGTAGTGTTTATACAACTGTAGATGAAGCAAAAAGATTTTATGATGAAGTCCTTTGTGATTCACTGGCAGTGGCAGTAGGAACACAGCATGGAATTTATAAGGGAGAAGTAGTTCTTAATTTTGATAGAATAAAGGAAATAAAAAACGCTCTTAAAATTCCTATAGTATTACATGGATCTTCAGGAGTACCTCTTAATTTATTAAAAGAAGCCGTTCAAAGTGGGATAAATAAAGTAAACTTTGATACAGACTTAAAGCTTGCTAACCATAAGGCATTAAAGAGTTTCATAGAGAATAATCCTGATGTATATGATACTAGGAAGATATATAACAGTTGTAGGGAAGCTATGAAAGAGACTGTAAAAGAAAAGATTATGACATGTATGTCAAATAATCGTTCTTGGCTCTAGGTATAAAGTTTAAATTGGAGAGTTGATAATATGAAGTTAACAGAATTATTAGATAAGAATGCAATGTGCCTTGATTTAAAAGCTAATACTAAATATGAAGTTATTGATGAAATGATAGGTCTATTGAGCAGTGCTGGAGTTATTAAAGACAGAGATTTATTTAAAAAGGAGATAATTAATAGAGAAAACCTTGGATGCACTGGCATTGGATTTGGGATTGCTATACCACATGCAAAGACATCGGCAGTTAAGAAGCCAACAGTAGCTTTTGGAATCAGTAAATCAGGAGTCGATTATGATTCTATTGATAGTAAAAAAGTAAATTTGATATTTATGATTGCAGTAGGTGATAATGACAGTGATTTACATCTTAAGGCTCTAGCTAATTTATCACGTTCACTTATGCATAAAGAGTTTAGAGAGAAGCTATTAAATGCAAAAACAGAGAATGATATATTAAATATTTTTAATAGCTAAATATAAGAGTTATAGTAGACTAGCAAATTTAATTGTAGGGATTTGCTAGTCTATTTATTATTTATAAATGTGATTATAATATAACAAAACAAATATGTCTCATTTCACATAGTTTTCACACAATAATTTTATAATATTTTAAAGGTAATATGATAAAATTATTTGTAGCAAAATAAGGTGGGGTGATAAATTTGGCAAGAAGAATATATTTAGTTGAAGATGAGAGAAGTTTGAATGTCCTACTAGATAAGTATCTTACGAAAGAGGGATACAGTGTAACTACATTTTATGATGGTAATTCTGCTAAACAGAAAATAAAGGATATGCCTGATTTATGGATATTAGATATAATGCTTCCAGATACGGATGGATATGAGCTTATTAAAGATATTAAGCAAAATAATAAAAGTACACCGGTTATATTTATGTCTGCACGTAATGAGGAACTAGATAGAGTAATTGGATTGGAACTTGGCAGTGACGATTATTTATCTAAACCTTTTTTGCCAAGAGAGCTTGTTATAAGAACTAATAAGCTTATGGAAAGAATATATAGTGATAATGAAGCTAAATATAATGATGATATAAAGATTGGAGAATATGTATTAAGCAAAAAACAGAGAGCTGTATTCTTTAGGGAGGAAGAGTTGCAGCTTACAAATAAGGAATTTGAGCTTTTAAGTTATCTTGTTGATAATAAAAACAATGTAATATCTAGGGATCAGATACTTATGTATGTATGGGGAAATGATTATTTTGGTTCAGATAGGGTAGTAGATGATACTATAAGGAGACTTAGAAAAAAAGTAAGTAAACTAACTATAGAAACAATATATGGATATGGGTATAAGTTGGTGAATAGATGATGAAGATGTTTAAGATAAAGACATTGACTATGAGAATATGGATGAGTTTTACTGCTATGATTCTTATAATAATCTGTAGTAGTTCAATGCTATATTTATTTGCATATAGAGCTTTTGATCAAAATGCTAAGATGCAGGACTTAAAAACATCTCAGGATATGCTCATTAAAAATAATAATTTTAATGAACCCTTGAGATTTGATAAGATGAAAAACTTAGAAAAGAGCCAAAGTTTTATAGTTATAATGCAGAATGGCAATCCAGAAATTGAAGATGTAAATAAACCTCCCGATGGACCTATGCCTAAGGATGATGGGACTAAGAAGTGGATGGTTGGTTTTATAGATAAGGCAGGAAACTCTGAAAAGCAGTTTAAAGAAAACTATAATAACTTAAAAGTACTTTTTATAATAAGTCCTTTAAGAAGTGGGTATGGCGAAAAGGCATATCTTATAACTTATATGCCTTACTTTGTAGACAATAGTATATTATATTCAATCATGGTAATAGGAGCTTTGTTTATAATAATAGGTTTCTTTGCAGCAAAAATTGCAGCTGGACATATATCAAAGCCACTTAAAGAGCTAGAGAATTACACTAAGAAAATAGCCAGTAAAGATTGGAAGGAACCTATAGAGATTAATGGTGATGAGGAAATAGCAAGTTTAGCAAATTCTATGAATATTATGCAGAAAAAATTAAAATATGCTGATGAAGATGAGAAAATGTTTTTACAAAG is a window of Clostridium pasteurianum DNA encoding:
- a CDS encoding PTS fructose transporter subunit IIC → MKKILAVTGCPTGIAHTFMAEEALKEAAKKFGAEIKVETNGAVGVENKITDEDMKEAIGVIIAADKDVHPDRFNGMKVLEVPVSEGINKAEELVDRIIKGNAPIRKGDENTDSVNKDKTVDMEEKKSIFRTIYVHLMSGVSYMLPFVVAGGVLIAISFLWGINSFNPKSSDYNAFAAMLYNIGQKAFGVMVPVFTAYIAASIADKPGLVPGFVGGLIAVETGSGFIGGIIAGFAAGYLMVWMKKLLKGLPRQFEGLKSIFILPLLGALIIGIMMYLLGQPVSSVNKGLMAWLSSMQKANPILLGIIVGMMCAFDYGGPVNKAAYVTGTMLLGQGNYYFMAGVSAACITPPLVIALATTIFPKAFDADERAAGLVNYVLGCTHITEGAIPFAAKDPIRVIPILMFASSISSVLSYVLKIQVPAPHGGFLILPLVSKPLAWVLCILAGSIVGSICYGSYRTMMRKKQAA
- a CDS encoding class II fructose-bisphosphate aldolase: MLVSGNELLEDAFKNNYAIPAFNFNNMENVQAIIDGAEELNSPVIIQTTEGAINYAGFEYIADIGIGAARRARVPVALHLDHGQKFQYEVKAIRLGWTSLMIDASREEFDANVERVKEVVKVAKPLGISVEAEIGKVGGKEDDIDFDSSVYTTVDEAKRFYDEVLCDSLAVAVGTQHGIYKGEVVLNFDRIKEIKNALKIPIVLHGSSGVPLNLLKEAVQSGINKVNFDTDLKLANHKALKSFIENNPDVYDTRKIYNSCREAMKETVKEKIMTCMSNNRSWL
- a CDS encoding PTS sugar transporter subunit IIA gives rise to the protein MKLTELLDKNAMCLDLKANTKYEVIDEMIGLLSSAGVIKDRDLFKKEIINRENLGCTGIGFGIAIPHAKTSAVKKPTVAFGISKSGVDYDSIDSKKVNLIFMIAVGDNDSDLHLKALANLSRSLMHKEFREKLLNAKTENDILNIFNS
- a CDS encoding response regulator transcription factor, encoding MARRIYLVEDERSLNVLLDKYLTKEGYSVTTFYDGNSAKQKIKDMPDLWILDIMLPDTDGYELIKDIKQNNKSTPVIFMSARNEELDRVIGLELGSDDYLSKPFLPRELVIRTNKLMERIYSDNEAKYNDDIKIGEYVLSKKQRAVFFREEELQLTNKEFELLSYLVDNKNNVISRDQILMYVWGNDYFGSDRVVDDTIRRLRKKVSKLTIETIYGYGYKLVNR
- a CDS encoding HAMP domain-containing sensor histidine kinase — protein: MKMFKIKTLTMRIWMSFTAMILIIICSSSMLYLFAYRAFDQNAKMQDLKTSQDMLIKNNNFNEPLRFDKMKNLEKSQSFIVIMQNGNPEIEDVNKPPDGPMPKDDGTKKWMVGFIDKAGNSEKQFKENYNNLKVLFIISPLRSGYGEKAYLITYMPYFVDNSILYSIMVIGALFIIIGFFAAKIAAGHISKPLKELENYTKKIASKDWKEPIEINGDEEIASLANSMNIMQKKLKYADEDEKMFLQSISHDLKTPVMVIMSHAQAIIDGIYINSVEETAQIIKDESIRLEKKIKQMLYLNTLDYVLENNVQNEIINLNDLLEEMVLRFKVFSCNIEVEFSKNNITIFGNEEKVRISIENIFDNAIRYVNKKIRLSLKEENKFAVIEIYNDGDKISDKSIDKIFDNLYKDKKGKFGLGLAISKKIISFYDGEIKAVNKDIGVSFIIKYPIYNK